A part of Miscanthus floridulus cultivar M001 chromosome 6, ASM1932011v1, whole genome shotgun sequence genomic DNA contains:
- the LOC136457969 gene encoding sugar transporter ERD6-like 5 isoform X3 — MLGAIVSGTVADRVGRRSAMAISDLLCILGYLLITFSQNFWWLDIGRFSIGCGIGLLSYVVPVYISEITPKNLRGGFATVNQFMICCGASLAYVLGTFITWRTLATIGVAPCLLQLVGLLVTPESPRWLARFGQPGEFEAALQKLRGKGTDISDEATGIKDFTEKLQQLPESKMLDLFQKDYIRAVTVGVGLMVLQQFGGVNAICFYASEIFVSAGFSSGNTGMLAMVAVQIPMTGLGVLLMDKAGRRPLLMVSAAGTCLGCLLVGLSFLAKEHHWGKDLNLVLALAGILIFGGSFSLGMGGIPWVIMSEIFPINMKGAAGSLVTLVSWLGSWIVSYAFNFLLVWNSYGNSRHILHLCKHLWAHGRVCGAAGARNQRKNPRGDPSLHELILNAPLSRMICFPSLHSQKPGWDASM; from the exons ATGCTAGGAGCTATTGTCAGTGGTACCGTGGCAGACCGAGTTGGTCGAAGAAGT GCAATGGCGATATCAGATCTTCTCTGCATTCTTGGATATCTCTTGATAACCTTTTCCCAG AATTTCTGGTGGCTTGACATTGGAAGGTTCTCAATTGGATGTGGAATTGGCCTTCTTTCATATGTG GTTCCAGTCTATATATCAGAGATAACACCAAAGAATCTTAGAGGAGGATTCGCAACTGTAAACCAG TTTATGATATGTTGTGGGGCATCACTTGCTTATGTTCTGGGAACTTTTATCACCTGGCGGACTTTGGCAACCATTG GAGTGGCACCATGTTTGCTGCAATTGGTTGGCCTTCTTGTGACTCCTGAGTCCCCAAGATGGCTG GCTAGGTTTGGCCAGCCAGGTGAATTTGAGGCAGCATTACAGAAGCTAAGGGGAAAGGGAACTGATATCTCTGACGAAGCAACAGGAATCAAA GATTTTACTGAAAAGCTTCAGCAATTACCAGAGTCGAAGATGTTGGACCTGTTTCAGAAGGATTATATTCGTGCTGTTACA GTTGGAGTAGGGCTAATGGTCCTTCAACAGTTTGGGGGAGTGAATGCCATTTGCTTTTATGCCAGTGAAATATTTGTTTCAGCCG GTTTCTCATCAGGAAATACAGGAATGCTCGCTATGGTTGCTGTTCAG ATTCCGATGACAGGACTAGGAGTACTTCTAATGGACAAAGCTGGACGGAGACCACTTTTGATG GTATCTGCAGCTGGAACATGCCTGGGTTGCCTCCTAGTTGGTTTGTCATTCTTAGCTAAG GAACATCACTGGGGAAAGGACCTGAACTTAGTGCTGGCTTTGGCAGGCATTCTG ATTTTCGGTGGATCTTTTTCACTGGGTATGGGGGGAATACCGTGGGTTATAATGTCAGAG ATCTTTCCCATAAACATGAAAGGAGCAGCAGGAAGCCTTGTGACACTGGTCAGCTGGCTTGGCTCGTGGATCGTCTCGTACGCCTTCAACTTCCTCCTGGTGTGGAACTCATATGGTAACTCAAG GCACATTCTTCATCTTTGCAAGCATCTGTGGGCTCACGGTCGTGTTTGTGGAGCGGCTGGTGCCAGAAACCAAAGGAAGAACCCTAGAGGAGATCCAAGCCTCCATGAACTCATCCTTAACGCCCCCCTTTCACGTATGATTTGCTTTCCTAGTTTACATAGCCAAAAACCTGGATGGGATGCTAGCATGTAA
- the LOC136457969 gene encoding sugar transporter ERD6-like 5 isoform X1 — translation MEQENQEAQKPFLVTAAGRSGDGCNLAASGAASSSSSIAVVVASTAVAVAGSFEFGISVGYSSPSQPGIMHDLNLSLAEYSVFGSILTIGAMLGAIVSGTVADRVGRRSAMAISDLLCILGYLLITFSQNFWWLDIGRFSIGCGIGLLSYVVPVYISEITPKNLRGGFATVNQFMICCGASLAYVLGTFITWRTLATIGVAPCLLQLVGLLVTPESPRWLARFGQPGEFEAALQKLRGKGTDISDEATGIKDFTEKLQQLPESKMLDLFQKDYIRAVTVGVGLMVLQQFGGVNAICFYASEIFVSAGFSSGNTGMLAMVAVQIPMTGLGVLLMDKAGRRPLLMVSAAGTCLGCLLVGLSFLAKEHHWGKDLNLVLALAGILIFGGSFSLGMGGIPWVIMSEIFPINMKGAAGSLVTLVSWLGSWIVSYAFNFLLVWNSYGNSRHILHLCKHLWAHGRVCGAAGARNQRKNPRGDPSLHELILNAPLSRMICFPSLHSQKPGWDASM, via the exons ATGGAGCAAGAGAATCAAGAAGCGCAGAAGCCTTTCCTGGTCACCGCGGCCGGGAGAAGCGGTGATGGCTGTAACTTAGCTGCGTCCGGCGCCGCCTCGTCGTCCTCTTCGATTGCGGTGGTGGTCGCCagcaccgccgtcgccgtcgccggatcCTTCGAGTTCGGCATCTCG GTGGGCTACTCGTCGCCTTCTCAGCCTGGCATCATGCATGACCTCAACCTCTCCTTAGCAGAG TACTCTGTCTTTGGCTCGATACTAACCATTGGAGCAATGCTAGGAGCTATTGTCAGTGGTACCGTGGCAGACCGAGTTGGTCGAAGAAGT GCAATGGCGATATCAGATCTTCTCTGCATTCTTGGATATCTCTTGATAACCTTTTCCCAG AATTTCTGGTGGCTTGACATTGGAAGGTTCTCAATTGGATGTGGAATTGGCCTTCTTTCATATGTG GTTCCAGTCTATATATCAGAGATAACACCAAAGAATCTTAGAGGAGGATTCGCAACTGTAAACCAG TTTATGATATGTTGTGGGGCATCACTTGCTTATGTTCTGGGAACTTTTATCACCTGGCGGACTTTGGCAACCATTG GAGTGGCACCATGTTTGCTGCAATTGGTTGGCCTTCTTGTGACTCCTGAGTCCCCAAGATGGCTG GCTAGGTTTGGCCAGCCAGGTGAATTTGAGGCAGCATTACAGAAGCTAAGGGGAAAGGGAACTGATATCTCTGACGAAGCAACAGGAATCAAA GATTTTACTGAAAAGCTTCAGCAATTACCAGAGTCGAAGATGTTGGACCTGTTTCAGAAGGATTATATTCGTGCTGTTACA GTTGGAGTAGGGCTAATGGTCCTTCAACAGTTTGGGGGAGTGAATGCCATTTGCTTTTATGCCAGTGAAATATTTGTTTCAGCCG GTTTCTCATCAGGAAATACAGGAATGCTCGCTATGGTTGCTGTTCAG ATTCCGATGACAGGACTAGGAGTACTTCTAATGGACAAAGCTGGACGGAGACCACTTTTGATG GTATCTGCAGCTGGAACATGCCTGGGTTGCCTCCTAGTTGGTTTGTCATTCTTAGCTAAG GAACATCACTGGGGAAAGGACCTGAACTTAGTGCTGGCTTTGGCAGGCATTCTG ATTTTCGGTGGATCTTTTTCACTGGGTATGGGGGGAATACCGTGGGTTATAATGTCAGAG ATCTTTCCCATAAACATGAAAGGAGCAGCAGGAAGCCTTGTGACACTGGTCAGCTGGCTTGGCTCGTGGATCGTCTCGTACGCCTTCAACTTCCTCCTGGTGTGGAACTCATATGGTAACTCAAG GCACATTCTTCATCTTTGCAAGCATCTGTGGGCTCACGGTCGTGTTTGTGGAGCGGCTGGTGCCAGAAACCAAAGGAAGAACCCTAGAGGAGATCCAAGCCTCCATGAACTCATCCTTAACGCCCCCCTTTCACGTATGATTTGCTTTCCTAGTTTACATAGCCAAAAACCTGGATGGGATGCTAGCATGTAA
- the LOC136457968 gene encoding uncharacterized protein isoform X1: MPLQHGPRVGVAAAAGAARPRSLPGRPTSLPCRGSRSRTRALVLVAATTREGAKTAADVVREFYDGVNRRDLAAVEPLIAEGCVYEDLVFPRPFVGRERIIGFFGEFMGTISPDLQFVIDDISADDSAAVGVTWHLEWRGRPFPFSRGCSFYRLLASESEQRPLQIVYGRDCVEPAAKPGDLALVRKTRALTVLTHMFDSLRQQFCNCIIAQLVYSVVRIMVALGMKVFVAGNHQGSDMDP; this comes from the exons ATGCCGCTCCAGCATGGCCCTCGAGTGGGAGTGGCAGCAGCCGCCGGTGCTGCTCGTCCCCGCAGTCTCCCCGGCCGACCTACTAGCCTCCCGTGCCGCGGCAGCAGGAGCAGGACGAGGGCGCTGGTTCTAGTAGCCGCAACGACAAGAGAAGGGGCGAAGACGGCGGCGGACGTGGTGAGGGAGTTCTACGACGGCGTGAACCGGCGGGACCTGGCGGCGGTGGAGCCGCTCATCGCGGAGGGCTGCGTGTACGAGGACCTGGTGTTCCCGCGGCCCTTCGTGGGGCGGGAGCGGATCATCGGCTTCTTCGGCGAGTTCATGGGGACCATCAGCCCCGACCTCCAGTTCGTCATCGACGACATCTCCGCCGACGACTCCGCCGCCGTCGGGGTCACCTGGCACCTGGAGTGGAGGGGGAGGCCGTTTCCGTTCAGCAGGGGATGCAGCTTCTACCGCTTGCTCGCCTCGGAGTCGGAGCAGCGGCCGCTGCAGATTGT GTATGGCCGAGACTGCGTGGAGCCTGCCGCCAAGCCCGGGGATTTGGCACTGGTACGTAAAACTCGGGCATTGACTGTTCTTACGCACATGTTTGACAGTTTGCGGCAGCAATTCTGCAATTGCATCATCGCTCAGCTTGTGTATTCAGTAGTACGTATCATGGTGGCGCTAGGCATGAAAGTTTTCGTTGCAGGTAATCATCAGGGGAGTGACATGGATCCTtga
- the LOC136457968 gene encoding uncharacterized protein isoform X2 encodes MPLQHGPRVGVAAAAGAARPRSLPGRPTSLPCRGSRSRTRALVLVAATTREGAKTAADVVREFYDGVNRRDLAAVEPLIAEGCVYEDLVFPRPFVGRERIIGFFGEFMGTISPDLQFVIDDISADDSAAVGVTWHLEWRGRPFPFSRGCSFYRLLASESEQRPLQIVYGRDCVEPAAKPGDLALVIIRGVTWILERFPSLASRL; translated from the exons ATGCCGCTCCAGCATGGCCCTCGAGTGGGAGTGGCAGCAGCCGCCGGTGCTGCTCGTCCCCGCAGTCTCCCCGGCCGACCTACTAGCCTCCCGTGCCGCGGCAGCAGGAGCAGGACGAGGGCGCTGGTTCTAGTAGCCGCAACGACAAGAGAAGGGGCGAAGACGGCGGCGGACGTGGTGAGGGAGTTCTACGACGGCGTGAACCGGCGGGACCTGGCGGCGGTGGAGCCGCTCATCGCGGAGGGCTGCGTGTACGAGGACCTGGTGTTCCCGCGGCCCTTCGTGGGGCGGGAGCGGATCATCGGCTTCTTCGGCGAGTTCATGGGGACCATCAGCCCCGACCTCCAGTTCGTCATCGACGACATCTCCGCCGACGACTCCGCCGCCGTCGGGGTCACCTGGCACCTGGAGTGGAGGGGGAGGCCGTTTCCGTTCAGCAGGGGATGCAGCTTCTACCGCTTGCTCGCCTCGGAGTCGGAGCAGCGGCCGCTGCAGATTGT GTATGGCCGAGACTGCGTGGAGCCTGCCGCCAAGCCCGGGGATTTGGCACTG GTAATCATCAGGGGAGTGACATGGATCCTtgaacgatttccgagccttgcaAGCAGGCTCTGA
- the LOC136457969 gene encoding sugar transporter ERD6-like 5 isoform X2, with product MEQENQEAQKPFLVTAAGRSGDGCNLAASGAASSSSSIAVVVASTAVAVAGSFEFGISVGYSSPSQPGIMHDLNLSLAEYSVFGSILTIGAMLGAIVSGTVADRVGRRSAMAISDLLCILGYLLITFSQNFWWLDIGRFSIGCGIGLLSYVVPVYISEITPKNLRGGFATVNQFMICCGASLAYVLGTFITWRTLATIGVAPCLLQLVGLLVTPESPRWLARFGQPGEFEAALQKLRGKGTDISDEATGIKDFTEKLQQLPESKMLDLFQKDYIRAVTVGVGLMVLQQFGGVNAICFYASEIFVSAGFSSGNTGMLAMVAVQIPMTGLGVLLMDKAGRRPLLMVSAAGTCLGCLLVGLSFLAKEHHWGKDLNLVLALAGILIFGGSFSLGMGGIPWVIMSEIFPINMKGAAGSLVTLVSWLGSWIVSYAFNFLLVWNSYGTFFIFASICGLTVVFVERLVPETKGRTLEEIQASMNSSLTPPFHV from the exons ATGGAGCAAGAGAATCAAGAAGCGCAGAAGCCTTTCCTGGTCACCGCGGCCGGGAGAAGCGGTGATGGCTGTAACTTAGCTGCGTCCGGCGCCGCCTCGTCGTCCTCTTCGATTGCGGTGGTGGTCGCCagcaccgccgtcgccgtcgccggatcCTTCGAGTTCGGCATCTCG GTGGGCTACTCGTCGCCTTCTCAGCCTGGCATCATGCATGACCTCAACCTCTCCTTAGCAGAG TACTCTGTCTTTGGCTCGATACTAACCATTGGAGCAATGCTAGGAGCTATTGTCAGTGGTACCGTGGCAGACCGAGTTGGTCGAAGAAGT GCAATGGCGATATCAGATCTTCTCTGCATTCTTGGATATCTCTTGATAACCTTTTCCCAG AATTTCTGGTGGCTTGACATTGGAAGGTTCTCAATTGGATGTGGAATTGGCCTTCTTTCATATGTG GTTCCAGTCTATATATCAGAGATAACACCAAAGAATCTTAGAGGAGGATTCGCAACTGTAAACCAG TTTATGATATGTTGTGGGGCATCACTTGCTTATGTTCTGGGAACTTTTATCACCTGGCGGACTTTGGCAACCATTG GAGTGGCACCATGTTTGCTGCAATTGGTTGGCCTTCTTGTGACTCCTGAGTCCCCAAGATGGCTG GCTAGGTTTGGCCAGCCAGGTGAATTTGAGGCAGCATTACAGAAGCTAAGGGGAAAGGGAACTGATATCTCTGACGAAGCAACAGGAATCAAA GATTTTACTGAAAAGCTTCAGCAATTACCAGAGTCGAAGATGTTGGACCTGTTTCAGAAGGATTATATTCGTGCTGTTACA GTTGGAGTAGGGCTAATGGTCCTTCAACAGTTTGGGGGAGTGAATGCCATTTGCTTTTATGCCAGTGAAATATTTGTTTCAGCCG GTTTCTCATCAGGAAATACAGGAATGCTCGCTATGGTTGCTGTTCAG ATTCCGATGACAGGACTAGGAGTACTTCTAATGGACAAAGCTGGACGGAGACCACTTTTGATG GTATCTGCAGCTGGAACATGCCTGGGTTGCCTCCTAGTTGGTTTGTCATTCTTAGCTAAG GAACATCACTGGGGAAAGGACCTGAACTTAGTGCTGGCTTTGGCAGGCATTCTG ATTTTCGGTGGATCTTTTTCACTGGGTATGGGGGGAATACCGTGGGTTATAATGTCAGAG ATCTTTCCCATAAACATGAAAGGAGCAGCAGGAAGCCTTGTGACACTGGTCAGCTGGCTTGGCTCGTGGATCGTCTCGTACGCCTTCAACTTCCTCCTGGTGTGGAACTCATATG GCACATTCTTCATCTTTGCAAGCATCTGTGGGCTCACGGTCGTGTTTGTGGAGCGGCTGGTGCCAGAAACCAAAGGAAGAACCCTAGAGGAGATCCAAGCCTCCATGAACTCATCCTTAACGCCCCCCTTTCACGTATGA